The genome window ctcaacgtttaggactaaaccggcctgaaggagacgttgaaaaatacactcgagatgggctaagtgctcatactcggtggaagaggcgaccaaaacatcatccaagtacacgaaacagaaaccgaggtttcgcaggactgagtgaatgaacctttgaaaggtttgcgccgcattgcaaaATCCggaagtcatccgggtgaactcgaagagccaaagggtgtgcataagCGTATCGCATTcaattggaagtacctggtttgggcagcaagcggtccacaaactacCGTTTGTCTCTTCAGACAGGACCACATTCGACCAAATTGCCAACGTGCTGACTGATCGCCGCCACTTCTCATCTTTGATGaatgttttaaaaataaaggGGGATCAATATacattcggatcactatctcgttggcatggtcctcggggctcgaattacaacaccgcctacaatcccctctgaaaaccaggtgagagtaaatactgaagccattcacaattcAGCCCTCTGTAATACCTATAATGGGGGAAacggatgctgcaataaccgcagctaacagaagtcctggagatgaaacatcatcaaatgattttcacaatcaccctTCAAGCGTTTTCATTAATACGGTCACAAATataattggccccagccgcaaaaaagtcggaacaacTGGTTCGGCGATGAATATAAGTTGGGTAGTTTGTGACAAAGGGTCCATGGAAAATGTGCTCACTTTCGTCCCCCCGCTCTCCCCACGTATccaaaaaatgtgaaaactaagatcggcttcggaaagtactaacctttcatttgatactccacatgactatatttagtgaaaaaaaaatttacactcccctgttgcatgtatgggaaaccCCCCTCAAAATCgatgtaaaatgatgtaactcactatatgtgtgagcgtttacagttcccagcttCCCAGAAAATTTGCTGTGAATTTCTATAACCGTTATCGAATGCatgtgatagacaaacagacaggcagataggcagacagacctgtgaggtcTCCCATCAAGGGctaccccagctggcggattggggcacacctattgatgtgtaaatatgtgatcATGCACTTTTGTTTTCTGACTgtacatgggctagtgtttgctcatttcTGGTGTATGGAGCAAAATAgccatgggaaggatacccagagaTATAAAACCACAGAGGTGAGAAAGAGGAAACTtatggtgcaggggctcggaaccccagtaccggcagcttgtgggagtgagcaagcgggttcccgatcgtcgatatccctcgaccgcatgGCCTCGGTAGTGGGCCCCTTGGCAACCGTaacatctaatgttacaagtgctttagatttggaaaaggaggtgttcaagcgaagtaccactctaccgagaacaccagtaatcTAAGAAAGATGAGTTGAAAGCAGATATTGggcgacaaaaacagcaacaacactgacaacacatattcaagaggaccTACAGTAGAAGGTACTCCAGAACCAGGAAAAAGACCCATTTAAAAGCAATTCGTCAACTTTGATATTTCCGCTAAAGCCAAACAtcataaaagataaaacggggcgaaggtcaatgaatgtcaaatgtgaaggactatttaaaagtagtaatccggtTACGACTCATGGAGGGCAGAGCCCTAATCCAGGAATTCCCTTCACAcaacttggtgcaaaaatagatgAGATGTCCGAGTTCGTCAAGGACAAGCGCAACgttcaccaagccataaaaaatatggtgagagctattagagtacTCTAGAACAAAttgcagcaggaggaacgaaattccaaggacaaTTTGAAATCTGCTGCCTCAACGGTGTCGCAGTCGACCCAACTGACACTTAATCGAATTGCAGTCAACTTGGCACCAAACAAGAGAATGCGGGAAAAAGATATGGATCCTCTGGGGAATCAGCAGATCCCTAAGACGAAAAAGGCCACACAAATAGTTCCgaagaacggaactaaaagcaggtcccccaagtgcggatgaaaacgatggatggaccaaggtagttactaaaaagacgaagaaaaaggcaaaagtgcgaattcgcccagaaacaATTGTGATTTCCAGCAAGGGAAATTTGTTCTACGCGGAGATAtcgaaaaaggtcaaagctgaccccgacctaaaagatcttggcggaaatgtcagcaagattcgaaggacccagaaggagGACCTCAtattttgagctgaaaaaatccaccttgggaaaaactgatgatTTTCAAACttaagttaagaactcacttggggagaatgccacaGTACGAGCCCAGAAACATGAAGTCTATAtaccagtgcaaggatctcgatgaagtgacatccaaaggagaaatttgcattgtcttgatggtacagcgcagcgcagaagttattggcggccgggaaagtgcgaATTGGATGGCTTgtttgccatctcagagagcagatttctctaaagaggtgtttcaaacgCCTCGCGTTCGGTTATTTCGCGAAAGGATGTATCACcgacattgatcggtccgatcgatgtagaagatgtggggagaaaggacatattgccaaagagtgcagtAGGgtccccaaatgcttattgtacgAATGAAGGAAGGAatgggattaccggcatattgcccaGAATTTTGAAAGgcactgacttcaatgaaaaagtgaGGTTTATTCAAGCAAACCTCAATCAATTTACTCGAGCAAACCACCTATGAATCCGTGGTGGAAACTGCCcccattagcgaaccctatagaagcTGCCACGGTGGTGTAtgagttacagattcgactggtggagcggcgatatggacatTCGGTCGACaaaccatacaatgtactaGGAGTCAGAAAGCCAGTGGCTTTGcgtgggcaaaaataaacggGGTGTATGGGTACAGTTGTTATgctccaccaagtctgacacggtctgaattcgaggaaattctTGACAGTCCTGTTCTCGgggcaaggggtcgtagtccaaaggtgactgttgatgacttcaatgcttgggctcgTGAGTGGGATAGAAGAGCGACAAATGAAAGGGGCCaaagtctattagacgcttttgcacaattaaatataattctggccaatctcaacacctttcagaaaagggGGTCTGCCGAGCAGAAGACAATCCCGAAACCGGAAAAGATGTCAAactggtctgctaaagctctgAATGAGGAGACCAGACGAAGAACGCAGGTAGAGCAttaggaacgctcgggaaagggtcggtggacacacaggctcatcccagCCATAAAAGATTGGCACGCTGAgagtaattataatctcacctagtttttcacgaggcatggaggatatcgtcagtatctgttcaggtttaaacttgaTACcgcacccgattgtccaaactgcagcCAGGCACTTATTCTTCAATTCTTCaagatttgtagaagaaaggaagaacctagaggagaggtGCTCGCACCAGAAAATCTAGTGCGAAGGATGTtcgcatgtcaggaagacttggatgccatcaactccatggtcacacctatccagagcaaactacgaaaggcagaggagattagAAAAACTCGTACGTACgctgcgtagagacgaaagttggccaagctaaagtgagctgatTCCttcctgtgatgtaataccttatggtggttccacggggcttggggaagtcggggtagttttagtgggtaagaatctcaTACGCTGGCGTGTCTACACCAGTGTCTTttggagatttccacctcctcgcagagcataaaaccgaagtagttttgatcaccaagcgTAGAAAGCAGACTTTGATAAAGATCAAAATTGGCGAACACATAATACATTCGCAACCAACGCTCAAATACGTAGGAGTCATGATTGATTAAGGGCTACAATTCAAGCCAATTTAGCAACCGAGGTTTCCCAGGTTGTTACATTGACGATAAGAATATTATCAAATGCAGGtgatcctaggcaaagccgtcgtcTCCTTATCTaaagttaaactggaaacttttccttttaatagttttacttatctagagagttgtcagctccatcatggtttatgcagctccagtctgatCATCGGCACTAAAGCCTGAAGCAAAAAGGAAATCGCAGCCATATATCGATTGAATGCATTGCGAAtgtcgtgcgcttaccgtacaaccgTCAGATGAAGCAGGCATGGTCCCCAGTAgcaactcaattcctaagcggacacagggaataccgtgcatacctttatcgctccAGGTGTGACGGCTCCATATTGCCCAACATGcgaagcatgttgtttttaacagtTCGCCGCTCACAGAGCGGAGGCAGAAATTGAAGCCGGGGCGCGGTTGTCACACGAGAATATCGTAGATGAAAAAacgccctgggaacagcgtgaccgaaagtgccaacaggtggaaaaacgctcccttttatcatcgcaaaaatacgacaaggttgcgaattatattggactaaaacgccagttgctttagtctaagctagactaaggctaaagctaggtagttatttaggatatgcgggatcctaagtccacatccacttgatggaaaGACCGGACtagatgaggagcaacttactcccacgttttctagtccatggatccctagtttggagcatagcaccatagggtagaggtgaggcagcgtctgatgagttgcctctgccctggacgaaaccgtccgtaatttttgattttttgatttgctTTGCATCTATTTGAGAATGTCAAATGACCATTAAGACTTTCTTGGGTTTCACGCTTTTCTTTCATTTATAATTGGGTAGTTCGTAATTGCGTTACACACATTGTATGTaattacatatatgtatagtcTCTTATTATCCAGGTCATTTAAAAATAGTCCAGAAGCAGGTTTCAATTCCCATTAAACCCTTTGATTATCCGATGATTTTTTACACACCCGGAAACCGTAATTATTACTTTCACTTGCGCTCTAATCGTAATTTATCGTAGCACCACTACTGCGTGGGAAAAATCTAGAAATTATTCATATTCCAATGAAAACCTGACTGAAATTTCCCAGGGTATGTCAAGCCAAGCGCCGGGTATAATCCCATCATTTTTGCTTCAAAGTTAGTCACAAATCGCCAGTCAGTTACTGTAGTTGAACTCAATAAAGGAGGCATAAACATCGTTAGATAGAATGGCTAGAATTATTCCTGGAAAGGATGTAGAGAGCGCAGAGTCCTTGGATTATTTATGGTTTTTCTGGAAAGTTCATGGGTGTTATCCGACCTTAAAGTATAATTTTCTGCAGACAGTGCATGTCGCCTCTCATATTTTGATTGTAAATTTCTTAACCCTCTTTTCTTTCAACTTCCAATTATTGTTTGTTGAAAGCTTAAAGCAGGTGCTTCACAATTTACCAATGAATGTAGCTCTCATCGCTGGTGCATTCAGATACTTTACAATTCTGAAATTGCATGAAAAAATCCTCGGAATTTAAGACTATTTTCGAAGTTTGGACGCGAGAATCTCAACCGCTAAACATGTTGATGACATAAAAAAGTCGGTTTTCTTCTGCAAACGGTTAACTACGGTAATGAGTATCCTGTACGTATCTATAGTGATAAGTGCGGGTCTAAACGCTGCGGTGTCAAATCGTCAGCTATTGCTTTTTGATGTTTGGGTGCCGTACAATTTCCATGATCCTGCCTGGGTATACTGGGCATCTTTTTCGTTTCAATTCTGGTGCATCCTGATGTCCGCGATTCAAAACTTGACTAATGACTTTAGCGGACCCTTGTACTTTATTACGCTGCATACTCATCTAAAGATAATTATGGAGCGTGTGGAAAATATTGGCTGGGATCCGAAAAAGTCCCAAGAAGAAAATTATAACGAACTTGTGAATTGCATTGAGGATCATCGAATTGTCATGAAGTAAGTTATTTTGAAACTGTGTTTTCTCCTTACTTATTAGTTCTGCCAAATTTCAGTGTATTCGAGATCTTACAAGGAACTACGGGTTACGCGATTTTCGTGCAATTTGCGAGTACAGCTCTAGTGTTGACCCTGGAGGCGCTGCACACAATAATTTATGACCTAACCTTTACCGAATTTTTGCTGGTTTTATTCTACTTTCTGGACTCAACCCTTCAGATACTTCCAGCCTGCTACTACTCAAATAAATTCATGGTTCTAACCGACCAATTCGTAACATcgatattttcatcaaattttcctgACCAGtcacaaaaattcaaaaaaaccgCAATaatttttatgcagatgatccaAAAAAGCTGCGTAGTgctggctggaaaaattattccgGTCACTTTGGCTACTTTTATGTCGGTAAGTTCGATCGAATTGTCAATCTATTTGATAATTTTTGAGTGTTTATTGCAGATTTTAAAACTTTCATATTCAATGCTAACATTGGCAAGACAACTTCGTTAACAATACTGGAATAAAAGGG of Hermetia illucens chromosome 4, iHerIll2.2.curated.20191125, whole genome shotgun sequence contains these proteins:
- the LOC119655322 gene encoding odorant receptor 33a-like, whose product is MSILYVSIVISAGLNAAVSNRQLLLFDVWVPYNFHDPAWVYWASFSFQFWCILMSAIQNLTNDFSGPLYFITLHTHLKIIMERVENIGWDPKKSQEENYNELVNCIEDHRIVMNVFEILQGTTGYAIFVQFASTALVLTLEALHTIIYDLTFTEFLLVLFYFLDSTLQILPACYYSNKFMVLTDQFVTSIFSSNFPDQSQKFKKTAIIFMQMIQKSCVVLAGKIIPVTLATFMSILKLSYSMLTLARQLR